In Lathyrus oleraceus cultivar Zhongwan6 chromosome 2, CAAS_Psat_ZW6_1.0, whole genome shotgun sequence, the DNA window ttcataattttttatattttaattttatgtTTTTGTAGAGGATTCGATATAGTTTCCAGCTGACAATTACATtaataaaatggaaaataataCCCGTCAAATATCAAGTCAACAACAGAGGTCAAGAAGGTCCGAAAATGAAAGGAAGAGGAGACAAAATATAAGCAACGAGCAGAGAGAAAACAATTTGTCGAGACGACGTCAAAATTATAGGCGGCGAAAAGAGCAAGAGAAACAAGCTCAAACATCTCGCCCTATAAACAGTCAGTCGAGAGGTTCATTTCAAAATTTTACAAATATGACTTTTCCAAGATCACACTTTCAAGGAACTCATGACAGTGAAGCCGACCCAAGTAGAATTACACATGTTAATGATGTTGCACTTGGTTGGTGAttatcaatatatatatatatatatatatatatatatatatatatatatatatatatatatatatatatatatatatatatatatatatatatatatatatatatatatatatatatatatatatatatatatatatatatatatatatatatatatatatatatatatatatatatatatatatatatatatatatatatatatatatatattatattatattacATTTCATAATTTTGTTCGCTTTCGTCATATCTTATTTTATGTATTTAAACCCGCAGATCGTAATTGCACATCACCTAATCAACGAAACAACACGAGTCAATCCGATACAGGTATAAATGATATAGTTCTAAGTATGCGAGTATTAATTTTTACAAATgtatatatattaattattatttttgtatcAGATGATATGGATGTTGATGAAGCTTTGGAGGATGCAGTAATATCATATGTTAACATGGACGCCAGAGAAAATGGTGCATTATCACGTCGTCCTCAAGGTATGTTCGTAAAAATTTCGCTTCAAATAAATGTAGCATTTGCTCATGTGacataaaatttaaaatcatgcaatattaaaatattaattgAAGCATCTTgcatatattttttatttgtattttagTTTTTAGATAATATTTAGTAATCAATATCAAACTCCTGCCTGTGGAATCGGGACATGCTTTTCGAGCAAAGCACAATATTGCTcgaaatttcaaaaataatatGATGATGGCAAAATCCCGGTTGCCTCATCCATTTACCTGTACACACTGCAATGCAAGATTGTTTCATCATGAATCACGTGACACGTGTTGTAATGGTGGAAAGGTATCATTCTCACGAGTTGATGCTCCTATAGAATTGCAACAATTATTTTTGGATGGTTCAGCTGAAGGAAAACATTTTAGGCAACATATTCGAAGTTATAACCATGTGCTTTCATTCACTTCAATTGGTGTTCATGTTGATGAGAATATTCTTGCATCTGGTCGTGGTATATACACATTTCGTGCTCAAGGTGCTTTTTACCATGACATAGGAGGTTTCTATCCGAATGAGGGTGTCAGGCCGCGTTTCTTACAGCTATACATCTACGACACCGATAATGAGCTACATAATAGAATGCAGGAAAATCCACAGCTGCACCAAAATGTAGTTCACAAATTACAGAAAATGCTCCATCAGTTTAATCCTTTTGTAATTAGGTTCAAGCAACTTTCAATACTTCCAAATATCAGTGAATGTAGCCTCATACTTAAGGAGCGTCCAAGTAATCACCATCAATACAATCTTCCAACTGCTGAACAAGTTGCGGCAATTATTGTTGGATGTGATGCAGATTCTATGGATTATGGAAGGGATATTAATGTCATCCGTTGTGATGGAAATCTCAAGAAAGTTCAAGAGACAAAGGGATATTATGATCCTTTACAATACCTTATATTGTTTCCATTTGGGATGCATGGTTGGGACATCAACACAACAAATTGCAATGGACGAAGAGTGTCATGTCGAGCATATTACAGTTACATGCTTCAGGTAAATTTGGATTAATTTTAGTAGATAATCTACTTAGCTAAGTGTTGTTTAAAAAACTTTACATTTAACACCGACATTTTTTTCAATCAACTGTAGATTCGCCCAAATGATCAACCAATGTTGTTAAATACGGGTCGACTGTTGCAACAATATGTTGTAGACAAttatgtcaaaattgaatcagGGAGATTAAGGTGGGTTAAAGAGCACCAATGTGATATACGTTCTGAATTGTACCAAGGTTTACATGATGCTTTGCATGTTGGTGAAACTAATACAGGTACAAATTCATATAGCATAAATATATAGTTTTAGATTAATAATTAGTTGTACTTCTAATGCTAATAATTCATATATTCTAATACTAATGCATTTCATGAATCATCATAGAGAACATTGGAAAAAGAACAATATTGCCATCATCATTTATTGGCGGTCGTCGAGACATGACACAATGTTATGAAGATGGCATGGCTATTGTTCTTAATGGCGGTAAACCAGATATTTTTCTAACAATGACATGCAATCCTTCTTGGAGTGAGATAACATCAGAACTTTTGCCTTTTCAAACACCACAAGATCGTCCAGATTTGCTAACAAGAATATTTCGTTCGAAATTTGAGAAATTGAAGGATGATGTTATTAATAAAGGAGTCTTGGGTAAAGTTAAAAGCTACATGTATGTCACTGAGTTTCAAAAGCAAGGACTGCCGCATGTGCATATGTTGTTGGTCTTAGAAAGTAACGATAAGTTGCGTGACCCAAAAGATTATGATAGTATGGTAAGAGCAGAAATACCTAAATTAGAATGTGAACCACAGTTGCATGAAGCTGTTGTAAGACATATGATCCACGGACCTTGCGGCATAATCAACCGAAAGTCTCCATGTATGAAAGACGGACATTGTAAAAAAAAAAGGTATCCCAAACAATTCTTGGATGAAACACGTCAAGGCACTGACTCATATCCCGAGTATAGGAGAAGGTTTGATGAGTCTGTATCGTTAGGTAGAGATAGGTCTGTCGATAATAGATGGGTGGTTCCTTATAACCCTTGGTTACTGTTAAAGTATGATTGTCACATCAATGTAGAGATTTGCAGTAGCATTAAAAGTATCAAGTATCTATACAAATATGTGTACAAGGGCCCTGATCGTGTGGCTATGGAGGTTCATAAAGGATCATACATGGATGAAGTTCAACAATATGTTGATGCAAGATGGTTTTGTGCTCCCGAGGCATTATGGAAAATATTTCGATTCACTCTTTACCGATTATATCCTTCGGTTGAAAGATTGCATATCCACTTGCCGAACCGCCATCAAGTGCGCTTTTATGATCATTAGCAAATTGCAGATGTGTTAAATAATGAACGCAACTCCAAAACAATGC includes these proteins:
- the LOC127122141 gene encoding uncharacterized protein LOC127122141 — protein: MTFPRSHFQGTHDSEADPSRITHVNDVALDRNCTSPNQRNNTSQSDTDDMDVDEALEDAVISYVNMDARENGALSRRPQVINIKLLPVESGHAFRAKHNIARNFKNNMMMAKSRLPHPFTCTHCNARLFHHESRDTCCNGGKVSFSRVDAPIELQQLFLDGSAEGKHFRQHIRSYNHVLSFTSIGVHVDENILASGRGIYTFRAQGAFYHDIGGFYPNEGVRPRFLQLYIYDTDNELHNRMQENPQLHQNVVHKLQKMLHQFNPFVIRFKQLSILPNISECSLILKERPSNHHQYNLPTAEQVAAIIVGCDADSMDYGRDINVIRCDGNLKKVQETKGYYDPLQYLILFPFGMHGWDINTTNCNGRRVSCRAYYSYMLQIRPNDQPMLLNTGRLLQQYVVDNYVKIESGRLRWVKEHQCDIRSELYQGLHDALHVGETNTENIGKRTILPSSFIGGRRDMTQCYEDGMAIVLNGGKPDIFLTMTCNPSWSEITSELLPFQTPQDRPDLLTRIFRSKFEKLKDDVINKGVLGKVKSYMYVTEFQKQGLPHVHMLLVLESNDKLRDPKDYDSMVRAEIPKLECEPQLHEAVVRHMIHGPCGIINRKSPCMKDGHCKKKRYPKQFLDETRQGTDSYPEYRRRFDESVSLGRDRSVDNRWVVPYNPWLLLKYDCHINVEICSSIKSIKYLYKYVYKGPDRVAMEVHKGSYMDEVQQYVDARWFCAPEALWKIFRFTLYRLYPSVERLHIHLPNRHQVRFYDH